The Phoenix dactylifera cultivar Barhee BC4 chromosome 15, palm_55x_up_171113_PBpolish2nd_filt_p, whole genome shotgun sequence genome contains a region encoding:
- the LOC103707970 gene encoding pentatricopeptide repeat-containing protein At5g39710 isoform X1, with the protein MRPLTRPPSSSAAAAHHRLLAEKALALLKYRRRLDALAAAFTPEAAAEALLLAQPNRSLTLAFLRWASPLPFFSGSLHPQSLALLLLSRFRLLPSALSLARRLASRFPPPPVVHSVAAAIPFLRTSPSPSAAFDLLIKSYASLGRVPDALSALSLTKGAGFAPATLSYNSILDAMFRFSRTPRNTIEEFLADITRSGVSFNVYSYNILIRGFCSWSELDRGLVLLAEMEHAGCSPNVVTYNTLIDGHCKSGKADDAFGLLKTMHEKGVQPNAVTYNTIIDGLCREGRVKETGKVVDEMAREGFSPDAITYNTLVNGYCRKGDVHKALVLHAEMAQKGVAPNVVTYTSLISAMCKAGNLARAMEFAKQMRERGLQLNEITFTTLIDGFAKKGFLDDALLLMKEMQESGILPSVVSYNALINGYCTLGRMDEALEIIREMEGNGLVPDVVTYSTLLSGYCKNGELEMAFQLNREMVAKGVLPDAITYSSLIRGLCEVRRLDNAHELVEKMLSLGLHPDEFTYTTLIDAHCKEGDIKKALLLHDEMTKKGILPDVVTYNVLINGLRKIARTKEAKRLLFRLYYEESIPDNIAYDVLMDCCDKGEFKSVVSLLKGFCMKGLMNEADKVFESILERKWKPNEVVYSVLIHGHCRGGNVQKALDLYKEMMLAGLVPNAISTISLIKGLSEEGMDEEMNHVIQKLLGSCMLTDAETSKVLVEVNHQDGNMEAVFNALTEMVKDGLLPNELC; encoded by the exons ATGCGGCCCCTCACCCGCCCGCCGTCCTCCTCCGCTGCTGCCGCCCACCACCGCCTCCTCGCCGAGAAAGCCCTCGCGCTCCTTAAGTACCGCCGCCGCCTCGATGCCCTCGCTGCTGCCTTCACACCGGAGGCCGCCGCCGAGGCCCTCCTCCTCGCCCAGCCCAACCGCTCCCTCACCCTCGCCTTCCTACGCTGGGCCTCccctctccccttcttctccggATCCCTCCACCCCCAATCCCTtgccctccttctcctctcccgCTTCCGCCTCTTGCCCTCCGCCCTGTCCCTCGCCCGCCGCCTTGCCTCCCGCTTCCCCCCACCCCCCGTTGTCCACTCCGTCGCCGCCGCCATCCCCTTCCTCCGCACCTCACCCTCCCCTTCCGCCGCCTTCGACCTCCTCATCAAGTCTTACGCCTCTCTGGGCCGCGTTCCCGATGCTCTGTCCGCCCTCTCCCTCACGAAAGGCGCCGGCTTTGCCCCCGCCACCCTCTCCTACAACTCCATCCTTGACGCCATGTTCCGCTTCAGCCGGACCCCACGCAATACCATCGAAGAGTTCCTCGCCGACATCACGCGGTCAGGGGTATCCTTTAATGTTTACTCCTATAACATTTTGATCCGTGGGTTTTGCTCTTGGAGCGAATTGGATCGGGGGCTAGTTCTGCTCGCCGAGATGGAGCACGCCGGGTGTTCGCCAAATGTCGTCACGTACAATACTCTCATTGATGGCCACTGCAAGTCGGGGAAGGCCGACGATGCGTTTGGGCTGCTGAAAACAATGCACGAAAAGGGAGTGCAGCCAAATGCGGTTACTTATAACACGATTATCGATGGGTTGTGCCGGGAGGGCCGCGTGAAGGAGACGGGCAAGGTGGTCGATGAAATGGCGCGAGAGGGATTTTCTCCTGATGCTATTACTTATAACACATTGGTGAATGGGTATTGCCGGAAAGGGGATGTTCATAAAGCTCTCGTCTTGCATGCCGAGATGGCTCAAAAAGGGGTGGCACCTAACGTCGTGACATATACTTCTCTAATTAGTGCGATGTGTAAGGCGGGCAACTTGGCAAGAGCAATGGAGTTTGCTAAACAGATGAGGGAGAGAGGGCTTCAGCTTAATGAGATTACTTTCACAACTTTGATTGATGGTTTTGCTAAAAAGGGGTTCTTGGATGATGCTCTCTTGCTCATGAAGGAGATGCAAGAAAGTGGGATTTTGCCATCTGTCGTGAGTTATAATGCTCTTATTAATGGATATTGTACTTTGGGAAGAATGGATGAAGCCTTGGAGATCATTCGAGAAATGGAGGGAAATGGGTTGGTGCCTGATGTAGTCACTTATAGTACGTTACTAAGTGGGTACTGCAAGAATGGGGAGTTGGAGATGGCATTTCAGTTGAATCGAGAGATGGTTGCAAAGGGTGTGCTGCCTGATGCCATTACATACTCTTCGCTCATTAGGGGTCTCTGTGAGGTAAGGAGACTGGACAATGCTCATGAGCTTGTTGAGAAGATGTTGAGTTTGGGTTTACATCCTGATGAGTTCACGTACACAACACTGATTGATGCCCATTGCAAAGAAGGAGATATAAAgaaagctcttcttcttcatgaTGAGATGACAAAGAAAGGGATCCTTCCTGATGTCGTGACCTATAATGTGCTCATAAATGGCCTTAGAAAAATAGCTCGTACAAAGGAAGCAAAAAGGCTGCTTTTTAGGCTGTATTATGAGGAGTCTATTCCAGATAATATTGCATATGATGTGCTGATGGATTGTTGTGACAAGGGAGAATTCAAGAGTGTGGTCTCCCTTTTAAAGGGTTTTTGTATGAaaggtttgatgaatgaagccgATAAGGTATTTGAATCAATACTAGAGAGGAAGTGGAAGCCTAATGAGGTTGTTTATAGTGTCTTGATTCATGGACACTGTAGAGGAGGAAATGTGCAGAAGGCACTTGACTTATATAAGGAAATGATGCTGGCTGGTTTGGTTCCTAATGCAATAAGCACTATTTCACTAATTAAAGGTCTTTCTGAGGAGGGGATGGATGAGGAGATGAATCATGTTATTCAGAAACTATTGGGAAGTTGTATGCTTACAGATGCCGAAACTTCAAAGGTACTTGTTGAAGTTAATCACCAGGATGGCAACATGGAGGCCGTGTTCAATGCCCTGACTGAGATGGTCAAGGATGGACTCCTGCCAAATG AACTGTGCTGA
- the LOC103707970 gene encoding pentatricopeptide repeat-containing protein At5g39710 isoform X2, with product MRPLTRPPSSSAAAAHHRLLAEKALALLKYRRRLDALAAAFTPEAAAEALLLAQPNRSLTLAFLRWASPLPFFSGSLHPQSLALLLLSRFRLLPSALSLARRLASRFPPPPVVHSVAAAIPFLRTSPSPSAAFDLLIKSYASLGRVPDALSALSLTKGAGFAPATLSYNSILDAMFRFSRTPRNTIEEFLADITRSGVSFNVYSYNILIRGFCSWSELDRGLVLLAEMEHAGCSPNVVTYNTLIDGHCKSGKADDAFGLLKTMHEKGVQPNAVTYNTIIDGLCREGRVKETGKVVDEMAREGFSPDAITYNTLVNGYCRKGDVHKALVLHAEMAQKGVAPNVVTYTSLISAMCKAGNLARAMEFAKQMRERGLQLNEITFTTLIDGFAKKGFLDDALLLMKEMQESGILPSVVSYNALINGYCTLGRMDEALEIIREMEGNGLVPDVVTYSTLLSGYCKNGELEMAFQLNREMVAKGVLPDAITYSSLIRGLCEVRRLDNAHELVEKMLSLGLHPDEFTYTTLIDAHCKEGDIKKALLLHDEMTKKGILPDVVTYNVLINGLRKIARTKEAKRLLFRLYYEESIPDNIAYDVLMDCCDKGEFKSVVSLLKGFCMKGLMNEADKVFESILERKWKPNEVVYSVLIHGHCRGGNVQKALDLYKEMMLAGLVPNAISTISLIKGLSEEGMDEEMNHVIQKLLGSCMLTDAETSKVLVEVNHQDGNMEAVFNALTEMVKDGLLPNGG from the coding sequence ATGCGGCCCCTCACCCGCCCGCCGTCCTCCTCCGCTGCTGCCGCCCACCACCGCCTCCTCGCCGAGAAAGCCCTCGCGCTCCTTAAGTACCGCCGCCGCCTCGATGCCCTCGCTGCTGCCTTCACACCGGAGGCCGCCGCCGAGGCCCTCCTCCTCGCCCAGCCCAACCGCTCCCTCACCCTCGCCTTCCTACGCTGGGCCTCccctctccccttcttctccggATCCCTCCACCCCCAATCCCTtgccctccttctcctctcccgCTTCCGCCTCTTGCCCTCCGCCCTGTCCCTCGCCCGCCGCCTTGCCTCCCGCTTCCCCCCACCCCCCGTTGTCCACTCCGTCGCCGCCGCCATCCCCTTCCTCCGCACCTCACCCTCCCCTTCCGCCGCCTTCGACCTCCTCATCAAGTCTTACGCCTCTCTGGGCCGCGTTCCCGATGCTCTGTCCGCCCTCTCCCTCACGAAAGGCGCCGGCTTTGCCCCCGCCACCCTCTCCTACAACTCCATCCTTGACGCCATGTTCCGCTTCAGCCGGACCCCACGCAATACCATCGAAGAGTTCCTCGCCGACATCACGCGGTCAGGGGTATCCTTTAATGTTTACTCCTATAACATTTTGATCCGTGGGTTTTGCTCTTGGAGCGAATTGGATCGGGGGCTAGTTCTGCTCGCCGAGATGGAGCACGCCGGGTGTTCGCCAAATGTCGTCACGTACAATACTCTCATTGATGGCCACTGCAAGTCGGGGAAGGCCGACGATGCGTTTGGGCTGCTGAAAACAATGCACGAAAAGGGAGTGCAGCCAAATGCGGTTACTTATAACACGATTATCGATGGGTTGTGCCGGGAGGGCCGCGTGAAGGAGACGGGCAAGGTGGTCGATGAAATGGCGCGAGAGGGATTTTCTCCTGATGCTATTACTTATAACACATTGGTGAATGGGTATTGCCGGAAAGGGGATGTTCATAAAGCTCTCGTCTTGCATGCCGAGATGGCTCAAAAAGGGGTGGCACCTAACGTCGTGACATATACTTCTCTAATTAGTGCGATGTGTAAGGCGGGCAACTTGGCAAGAGCAATGGAGTTTGCTAAACAGATGAGGGAGAGAGGGCTTCAGCTTAATGAGATTACTTTCACAACTTTGATTGATGGTTTTGCTAAAAAGGGGTTCTTGGATGATGCTCTCTTGCTCATGAAGGAGATGCAAGAAAGTGGGATTTTGCCATCTGTCGTGAGTTATAATGCTCTTATTAATGGATATTGTACTTTGGGAAGAATGGATGAAGCCTTGGAGATCATTCGAGAAATGGAGGGAAATGGGTTGGTGCCTGATGTAGTCACTTATAGTACGTTACTAAGTGGGTACTGCAAGAATGGGGAGTTGGAGATGGCATTTCAGTTGAATCGAGAGATGGTTGCAAAGGGTGTGCTGCCTGATGCCATTACATACTCTTCGCTCATTAGGGGTCTCTGTGAGGTAAGGAGACTGGACAATGCTCATGAGCTTGTTGAGAAGATGTTGAGTTTGGGTTTACATCCTGATGAGTTCACGTACACAACACTGATTGATGCCCATTGCAAAGAAGGAGATATAAAgaaagctcttcttcttcatgaTGAGATGACAAAGAAAGGGATCCTTCCTGATGTCGTGACCTATAATGTGCTCATAAATGGCCTTAGAAAAATAGCTCGTACAAAGGAAGCAAAAAGGCTGCTTTTTAGGCTGTATTATGAGGAGTCTATTCCAGATAATATTGCATATGATGTGCTGATGGATTGTTGTGACAAGGGAGAATTCAAGAGTGTGGTCTCCCTTTTAAAGGGTTTTTGTATGAaaggtttgatgaatgaagccgATAAGGTATTTGAATCAATACTAGAGAGGAAGTGGAAGCCTAATGAGGTTGTTTATAGTGTCTTGATTCATGGACACTGTAGAGGAGGAAATGTGCAGAAGGCACTTGACTTATATAAGGAAATGATGCTGGCTGGTTTGGTTCCTAATGCAATAAGCACTATTTCACTAATTAAAGGTCTTTCTGAGGAGGGGATGGATGAGGAGATGAATCATGTTATTCAGAAACTATTGGGAAGTTGTATGCTTACAGATGCCGAAACTTCAAAGGTACTTGTTGAAGTTAATCACCAGGATGGCAACATGGAGGCCGTGTTCAATGCCCTGACTGAGATGGTCAAGGATGGACTCCTGCCAAATGGTGGGTGA